CGTTTTGTAACCAAGGGTTGGTTTACCCCATGGAGACATAGGCGATTTACGTCCGATTGGAGCGCGGCCTTCACCACCACCGTGTGGGTGATCGTTCGGGTTCATTACTACACCGCGTACTTCAGGGCGACGGCCCAGCCAGCGACTACGTCCAGCTTTACCGATTTTGATCAATTCATGATCTTCGTTACCTACGGAACCGATAGTTGCACGACATACGCTAAGGATCTTGCGAACCTCACCGGATGACAAACGAACGGAACAGTACTTTTCTTCTTTACCAAGCAATTGAGCTTCTGTACCAGCTGCACGAACCAATTGTCCGCCTTTACCTGGTTTCAACTCAATGTTGTGGATAACTGTACCCACTGGGATGTTCTCCAGCGCAAGACTGTTACCAATTTTGATGTCGGCTGTTGGGCCTGACTCTACTTTATCCCCAACTTTAAGGCCTTTAGGAGCGATGATATAACGTTTCTCTCCATCAGCATAGTGGATCAAAGCAATATTAGATGTGCGGTTCGGGTCATACTCGATTGTAGCAACGCTACCTGGTATGCCGTCTTTAGTCCGCTTGAAGTCGATAATACGGTATTTACGTTTGTGACCGCCGCCGTGGTGACGAACCGTAATTTTACCTTGGTTGTTGCGTCCCGCATGTTTGAATAGCGGAGAGAGCAACGATTTCTCTGGCTGGTTTGTTGTGATTTCTTCAAACGTAGACACAGACATATGGCGTCTTGCCGGAGAGGTCGGTTTGTACTTTTTGATTGGCACTATAGTTTCCTCCTTACTTTAAGAGTATTATTCTACCGCTTCAAAGAATTCGAGCGGTTTGCTGTCCGGGCTAAGCTTAACGATGGCTTTTTTCCACTCTGGAGTGTAACCAGAATATTTACCATAACGTTTCAGTTTACCAGGTACGCGCATTGTGTTCACATTAGTTACTTTTACTTTGAAAATAGCCTCGACAGCTTTTTTGATTTCGGTTTTGTTAGCACGGATATCCACTTCAAAAGCGTATTTCATTTCGCTCATGTAGTCGGAAGTACGTTCCGTAATCACCGGACGTTTGATAATATCACGAGGATCTTTCATTACGCGAACACCTCCTCTACCTTCAGAACTGCTTCTTTAGTGATGATCAGTTTGTCGTACGTTAGTACGTCAAGAACATTAATGCCGTCAGCCGCTACGAATTTCACCCCAGGGATGTTACGAGCGGAAAGTGCTACGTTATCATCATAGCTAGTAGCTACGATCAACGCTTTACGATCTACTTTCAGATTGTTCAAGATTGCTGCGAATTCTTTCGTCTTCGGAGCATTCATTGTCAAGCTATCCAATACGATAATGTCATTCTCGAGTACTTTCGAGGACAAAGCGGATTTGATCGCCAAACGACGAACCTTCTTAGGCAGTTTCCAGGAATAGCTACGTGGTGTTGGTCCGAAGACAACGCCGCCGCCTTTCCATTGTGGTGAACGAATGGAGCCTTGACGAGCGCGACCTGTACCTTTTTGTTTCCAAGGTTTACGTCCACCGCCACGAACTTCAGAACGTCCTTTTACTTTGTGTGTACCACGACGTAGGGAAGCTCTTTGCATAAGCGCAGCTTCGTGTAGAACGTGCTCATTCGGTTCAATACCGAATACTGTGTCGCTAAGTTCTACTTCACCAACTTCGTTGCCACTAATATTAAAAAGTGTTACTTTTGGCATTTCATGTTCCTCCTTTCTTAGGTAATTATTTCTTAACGGTTTGTTTAACTTTCACGAAGCTGTTTTTAGGACCTGGGATAGCGCCTTTAACCAGCAATACGTTACGTTCAACATCAACCTTGATAATTTCAAGCTTTTGAACCGTGATAGTCGTGTGACCCATATGTCCTGGAAGACGTTTGCCCTTAGGAACACGGTTAGCTTGGATAGAACCCATGGAACCCGGTCTTCTGTGGTAACGCGATCCGTGTGCCATTGGTCCGCGGCTTTGTCCCCAACGTTTGATGTTACCTTGGAAACCTTTACCTTTAGATGTACCAGTTACGTCAACAAATTCGCCCTCAGCAAAGATATCAGCCTTCAGCTCTTGTCCAACCTCGAGAGACCCGAGATCAACACCGCGAATTTCGCGAACGTAGCGCTTAGGTGTTGCATTTGCCTTTTTGGCGTGACCCTGTTCAGGCTTATTGGAGCGACTTTCTTTTTTATCAGAAAAGCCCAATTGCACTGCTTCATATCCGTCGATATTCAGGTCTTTCTTTTGCAGTACTACACAAGGTCCTGCTTCGATAACAGTAACTGGAATTACGTTACCTTCTGGAGTAAACACTTGAGTCATACCGAGTTTTTTTCCTAAGATACCTTTCAATGTTGACACCTCTTTTCTTTTCCTAAGTTACTAATAATAGAATTACAATTTGATTTCGATATCTACACCGGACGGTAGATCCAAGCGCATCAAGGCATCCACAGTTTGTGGTGTTGGGTTCACAATATCGATCAAACGTTTGTGAGTCCGTTGTTCAAACTGTTCACGGGAATCCTTGTACTTGTGTACCGCACGGAGAATAGTAATGATTTGTTTCTCAGTTGGCAACGGAATCGGTCCAGATACACCAGCACCCGAACGTTTTGCAGTTTCAACGATTTTCTCTGCGGATTGATCAAGAATTCTGTGGTCGTATGCTTTCAAGCGAATACGAATTTTTTGCTTTGCCATTTTAGTCCCTCCTTCTATCGCCCAATTTATTATCGGACATACTCCGTGAAAATTTTCTGACCTCGTCCCCATGGCAAAGGGGCCGGGTGTGTCAGTAACCTCTCACATCATCGCAACGTCTCAGAACAACATTTATTATTATATATAATAGGCAGCAGTATTGCAAGCTAAAATAATAAAACAACGCATATTTTTTTCATACGCTGGTTTATTACTATTATATAGGTTAAAGATTCTCAGTAGCAGACTTAAAAAACTCCGCTGACTCCGCTGTCTGAGCTGTTGCTGTACCAATTCCCTCTATAGTTTGGATCAATGTTCTTATTTCTTCTTCTACTACAACAATCTCCTGTGTGCTACTTCTCATCGCCTCTACAATATCAGAGAACAAAAGACTAGTCTCAACGGATTGATGCTTCCCACTCTTGGTTAACTCTTGTACCTTACGAATCTCTTCAACGACCAACTGTGTAAGATTCCCCGATTTATTAGTTAGTTCTACGATCTGAATTACAGTATTCTTTGTATCCTCTGCCAACCGAATGACTTCTTGGGCAACAACACTAAAGCCTCTACCGTGTTCTCCGGCTCTAGCGGCTTCTATCGTCGCATTAAGAGAGAGAATCTTAGTTTGATCTGCAATATCTTTAACTGAGTTTACTATTTTCTGAATTTGTTTAGAGGAGTTACTTAATTCGATAACTGAGTGTTCCATCTCGCTAGTACTTCGATAAATAAGATTAATTTGCCCTGTCAAGTTGTCCAAGTGCTCATGTCCATCTGTAGCCAATCCCTGTGAGTCTACAGCGGATGCAGCTGTACGTTGGAATGTTCTATTCACTTCATTGCTACTAGCCACTAGCTGCTTCACAGCAGCATTAGTATCGATGCTAAAATCTATTAGCTCACTGCTGAATTCTGCAATTTTCTGCTTTAATTCATTTTTAACCAGTAAGTACTGTTGTTCCTTCTCTCTAACGTTCTCCTTCTCGTATTCCTCTAGGACGAGTTGTTGCTCAAGGTTAAGCAACTTAGTCACCGTCTGAACGACTTGAAGGCGCGCATTGTCATCGTGTGTTTCATTATAAATAACGTTTATAAATACGTTCTGAAGATTCTGAAAAGCGGATAAGTACCACTTGGGCTCAAGTCCTACACTTTTATGAATATTAGCAATCTTAAGACGCTTAGCTATGTATTCATCATCAACCTTGCCATCAAATATTTCAATGATATGCTCACGGAGTGTTTTTTTTAACCTTTCTATACTACTATGCTCCAAGATAATGGCTTCAAGTTTATTCACACCTAATACCGAATTGTAAAATTGATCTGTGATATAGTCTATATGCTGTTCAACGATAGACTTCACCCTACGTAATAAGTTCAAATCTGATTCAGTCAGATCAATCATTCTCATTTGCTCATTAAGTTCACCATGACCCTCAAGAGTATGAAATGATTCCTCAGCTGATTTAAAGTCCATGGAATGGGGGGCGGGAGAATCCACATTATTATTACGTGATTTTAAAGCGTGCATGTAGGAAAAAGGACATTTTCCCATATTACCACTCTCCCTAAATTCCTATAATTTTACAATATAACCTTCTTTCATTTTACTCTATGATTATTAAAATTGTAAACAATTTATCGTTGGTTTTTGTTGAATTTTGTAGAATAGATTCAAATTACAATCTATTATTTATCGGTTATTGTCGAAATATAAACTATTTATGCTCAAATAGAAAAACTAAAAAAACTGTCGTTCGAACAAAGTAAGAAATGAATTAAAACAAAAAAAGACCCGGATTCTTCTCACGAAGAATCCGGGTCTTTTTGATTCAGAATCTACCCGTTCGGATAGAGACGAATTATTTTTGGATAGAAGCTACGCTACCTGCTCCAACTGTACGGCCACCTTCGCGAATGGAGAATTTAGTACCTTCTTCAATAGCGATAGGGGAGATCAAGGAAACAGTTACAGTGATGTTGTCACCAGGCATAACCATTTCAGTACCTTCTGGCAAGTTGATGATGCCAGTTACGTCAGTTGTACGGAAGTAGAACTGTGGACGGTAACCAGTGAAGAATGGTTTGTGACGTCCGCCTTCTTCTTTAGTCAAAACGTAGATTTGAGCAGTGAACTCAGTGTGTGGTTTAACAGAGTTCGGCTTAGCCAATACTTGACCACGCTCGATCATGTTACGGTCTACACCACGAAGCAAAGCTCCGATGTTGTCGCCCGCTTGAGCGGAATCCAGCAATTTACGGAACATTTCTACGCCCGTAACTACGGATTTCTTAGTATCTTCGTGAATACCAACGATTTCGATTTCTTCTCCGACTTTAACTGTTCCGCGTTCTACGCGACCAGTTGCCACAGTACCGCGGCCAGTGATGGAGAATACATCTTCGACAGGCATCAAGAAAGGTTTGTCAGTTTGACGCTCAGGAAGTGGAATATACTCATCGATTGTTTCAAACATCTCGATGATTTTTTTAGCATAATCGCCATCAGGGTTTTGCAGAGCTTCACGAGCAGAACCACGGATGATTGGAGTATCGTCGCCTGGGAAGTCATACTCGCTCAGCAAGTCACGAACTTCCATTTCAACCAATTCCAACAACTCTTCGTCTTCAACCATGTCGCATTTGTTCAAGAAGACAACGATGTAAGGAACGCCTACTTGACGGGACAACAGGATGTGCTCGCGAGTTTGTGGCATAGGGCCATCAGCTGCGGATACAACCAGGATAGCTCCGTCCATTTGCGCTGCGCCAGTGATCATGTTTTTAACATAGTCGGCGTGACCAGGGCAGTCTACGTGAGCGTAGTGACGGTTAGGAGTTTCATATTCAACGTGGGAAGTAGAGATTGTGATACCACGTTCGCGCTCTTCAGGAGCTTTGTCGATTTGATCGAATGCGATAGCTGCGCCACCGTAAGTTTTGGACAATACAGTAGTGATTGCAGCAGTCAGAGTCGTTTTACCATGGTCGACGTGACCAATAGTACCGATGTTAACGTGCGGTTTGTTACGTTCAAACTTTGCCTTTGCCATTTGAACAGTTCCTCCTTAATGTGGGGTTCCTTATATTTGAGCCGCCCGCATATATGTTTATCTTAGATGACTGAGTGGTTATACCCGGACGGCAAGTTAAAACTAGTAATTATTCTCCGCCTTTGTTCTTAGCAGCGATCTCTTCCGCAATGGATTTAGGAACTTCTTCATAGTGAGAAAGCTCCATTGAGAATACGCCACGTCCTTGAGTACCAGAACGAAGAGTTGTAGAGTATCCGAACATTTCGGAAAGAGGCACCTTAGCACGGATAATTTGCGCTCCACCACGGGAATCCATACCTTCGATACGGCCACGGCGGGAGTTCAGCATACCCATAACATCACCCATGTATTCCTCAGGAACAGTTACTTCTACTTTCATGATTGGCTCAAGCAGGACAGGTTTACACTTGTCTTTAGCTGCTTTAAGTGCCATCGAACCGGCAATTTTAAATGCCATTTCGTTGGAATCGACATCATGGTAAGAACCATCAACGATGGTAGCTTTAACGTCTACAAGCGGGAAGCCTGCAAGTACGCCGTTTTTCATTTGTTCTTCGATACCCGCAAGTGCAGGAGCGATGTACTCTCTAGGAACCGAGCCACCCACTACTTTACTTTCGAATTTGCTACCAGTACCTGGCTCGAGGGGTTCAAATTCAACCCATACGTGACCATATTGACCACGACCACCAGATTGGCGTACAAATTTACCTTCGACGCGAGCAGGTGCCTTGAACGTTTCGCGGTAAGCAACCTGTGGTTTACCCACATTGGTTTCTACTTTGAATTCACGACGCATACGGTCGATGATGATGTCCAAGTGAAGTTCACCCATACCAGCCAGGATAGTTTGGCCTGTTTCTTCATCAGTATGAGCACGAAGAGTTGGATCCTCTTCAGTCAACTTTCCGAGAGCAACGCCCAATTTATCTTGGTCAGCTTTTGTTTTTGGTTCAACAGCGATTTCGATAACTGGATCAGGGAAGTTCATTGATTCCAGAATTACTGGATGCTTCTCATCACACAATGTATCACCTGTACTGGTGTCTTTCAAACCAACAGCTGCAGCGATGTCACCAGAATACACGATGGAGATCTCTTGACGGCTGTTTGCGTGCATTTGAAGGATACGACCAATACGTTCACGCTTGTTCTTAGTAGCATTAACTACGTAAGATCCGGACTCTAGAACACCAGAGTATACACGGAAGAACGTAAGTTTACCTACATAAGGGTCAGTCATGATTTTAAATGCCAAAGCTGCAAACGGTTCTTCATCCGAAGAATGACGAATCGCTTCAGTTCCATCATCAAGATGTCCAGTGATAGCTGGAACGTCAAGAGGAGATGGCAAGTAATCAACAACAGCATCCAGCATAAGCTGAATTCCTTTGTTACGGTAGGAGGATCCAACAATTACAGGGAACAATTTAACTTCAACTACGCCTTTGCGTAGTGCAGCTTTAATTTCCGGAACTGTAATTTCTTCGCCTTCCAGGTATTTCATAGTCAGATCTTCATCAAGTTCAGCAACTTTCTCGATCAACTCGAGACGCAGCTCCTCAACTTTGGCCAAATATTCTTCCGGAATATCCGTTACTTCGATGTTTTGGCCCAGATCATCTCTGAACATGTGTGCTTTTTGCTCAACTAGGTCGATAATACCAGTGAAATCACTCTCTGCACCGATTGGCAATTGAATAGCAACTGCATTGGCTTGAAGACGATCACGCATAGTTTCGATTACGTTAAGGAAATCCGCACCGATAATGTCCATTTTGTTTACATATGCAATCCGTGGAACGTTATAGCGGTCAGCCTGTCTCCATACGGTTTCAGACTGAGGCTCAACGCCCTCTTTTGCACTAAATACACCAACTGCCCCATCCAATACACGCAGGGAACGTTCAACTTCAACAGTGAAGTCAACGTGTCCTGGGGTATCAATGATATTGATTCGGTGGCCTTTCCACGCAGCAGTCGTAGCAGCGGACGTAATCGTGATTCCGCGCTCTTGTTCTTGCTCCATCCAGTCCATTGTAGCAGCACCCTCGTGAACTTCACCGATTTTGTGCGTACGGCCTGTATAAAAAAGAATCCGCTCTGTGGTAGTTGTTTTACCAGCATCAATATGCGCCATGATCCCGATGTTACGTGTATTTTTTAAGGAGAACTCTCTAGCCATGAAATGGATCTCCCTTCAAAATATAAGTTATTTGAATGACCTTTATCCTACCAACGGTAGTGAGCGAACGCTTTGTTTGCTTCAGCCATTTTGTGCGTATCTTCACGTTTCTTAACAGAAGCGCCTGTGTTGTTGGAAGCGTCGATGATCTCAGCCGCCAAACGCTCTTCCATCGTCTTCTCACCGCGGTTGCGAGAGTAGTTTACGAGCCAACGTAATCCCAGAGCAGTACGTCTCTCTGGTTTAACCTCGATAGGTACTTGATAGTTAGCACCACCGACACGACGAGCTTTGACTTCCAAAACCGGCATGATATTCTTGATGGCAGCTTCGAAAACTTCCATCGGATCTTTACCCGTACGTTCTTCAATCAATTTGAATGAATTGTACAGAATGCTTTGAGCGACACCTCTTTTACCACCCAGCATAATGCGGTTAATCAAACGAGTAACCAACTTGCTATTATACAACGGATCTGGCAATACGTCTCTCTTAGTAACTGGACCTTTGCGTGGCATGGATATCCCCCTTTCTTAAATGTTTATTATTCTAATATTTTTTCTTATTTCTTAGCTTTAGGACGTTTAGCACCGTATTTAGAACGAGCTTGCATCCGGTTAGCTACACCTGCTGTATCCAATGCACCACGAACGATATGGTAACGAACCCCTGCAAGGTCCTTTACTTTACCTCCGCGAAGTAATACAACACTGTGCTCTTGTAAGTTATGTCCGATACCCGGGATATAAGCTGTTACCTCGAGACGGTTCGTCAAACGAACACGGGCATATTTACGAAGCGCTGAGTTTGGTTTACGTGGAGTCATTGTACCAACACGAGTGCATACACCGCGTTTTTGCGGAGCGCTCAAATTTGTAGCCTCACGCTTGAGGGCGTTATACCCTTTTTGAAGAGCGGGAGATTTAGATTTTTCGATTTTGGCTTGACGGCCTTTACGAACCAATTGGTTAATTGTTGGCATGTTGTTGCCACCCCCTTCCTGAAATGATAGCCGATTTAAGAACTCTAAGCCCACAGACCCAGGCGGTTCATAAAAAGACAAATGAAAAGTTCTTGCCGCTGGAGTTCACCCCAGTACAAAAACATTTCCGTAGCTATTGTTTTAAGACGGCTGCCATCGCAGCGCCAACTTCTATTCCGCAGGCCTTGCCCAAATTCAGCATCGTATCCACATATGTGATCTTAACACCTTGTTTGTTACAAAGCATAACTATCCTGGAAGTAAGCCTTTGATCTCCGTCCTCTGCCACATAGACTTCTGTGGCTTGGCCCAACTCTACCGCCTTGACGGTTTGTTTGGTACCGATCTTGACCTGAGCATCCTGTAGTCCTCTATCATCAGTCATTATCATTACCTCCAATGAACAAGGATAACATGGCTACTCACGCACCTTAGACATTTTAGCATTATCAATAGATGGTGTCAAGAAATTCAGCAATAATTCTTATGAATATTATACACAGCAGATATTCGTGCCACACCTATGAAATAGGTATGACACGAGTACACTACCATGGTTGCTAATTTATTCAGCAGGAACCGTCTCTAAAGACTCAAGCGCGCTTTCTGCATTTGGATCACTTAGCTTAACATTACGGTAACGATTCATGCCAGTACCTGCAGGAATCAACTTACCGATAATAACATTTTCTTTCAATCCAAGCAACTTATCTACTTTGCCTTTGATAGCAGCGTCTGTTAAGACACGAGTAGTTTCTTGGAAAGATGCAGCTGACAAGAATGAATCTGTCTCAAGAGACGCCTTGGTAATACCGAGTAAGACCGGCTTAGCAACTGCAGGCTCCTTACCAGACAAGATAGCTTCCTTGTTAGCAGCTTCGTATTCATGAATGTCCGCAAATGCGCCTGGCAACAGACTTGTGTCACCCGCGTCAATGATACGGATCTTCCGAAGCATTTGCTTGATCATAACTTCAATGTGCTTATCATTGATCTCAACGCCCTGGTTACGATATACACGCTGAACTTCTTGTAGAATGTAGTTTTGTACCCCACGGATCCCTTTGATACGCAGCATTTCTTTAGGGTCAATTGAACCGTCTGTCAGCTCATCGCCAGCTTCGATCTCTTGGCCTTCGCTGACACGTAGACGTGAACCATAAGTAATGGAATAAGTCTTGGATTCTGCTTCACCTTGAACCTCGATTTCGCGACGGTCCTTAGTTTCACGGATTTCCTTGATTACACCATCGATCTCACTGATTGTAGCCTGACCTTTAGGGTTACGGGCTTCAAACAACTCCTGAATACGCGGCAAACCTTGCGTGATGTCATCACCGGCAACACCGCCGGTATGGAACGTACGCATGGTAAGCTGGGTTCCTGGTTCACCGATGGATTGTGCAGCAATAATACCAACAGCTTCACCGATCTCAACGTGTTTACCAGTTGCCAGGTTACGACCATAACATTTCTTACAAACACCGTGACGGGCACGGCAGCTTAGTACAGAGCGGATCTGCAGCTTAGTTACACCAGCGTTTACGATCGCCTCCGCTTTATCGGAGTCAATCAAATCGTTCCGGTGAACAATGATTTCGCCTGTTTCTGGATGACGAACAGTTTCGAAGCAGTAACGACCTTCAATACGGTCATACAGATCCTCAATAACCTCTTTACCATCCTGAATACGACTAACTGTGAACCCTTTATCAGTTCCACAATCTTCTTCACGAACGATAACGTCCTGAGCCACGTCAACGAGACGACGAGTCAAGTAACCAGAGTCAGCAGTACGAAGTGCGGTATCGGCAAGACCTTTACGCGCTCCGTGAGTGGAGATAAAGTACTCTAAGACTGTAAGGCCTTCACGGAAGTTCGCTTTAATTGGCAATTCGAAAATCCGACCCGAAGGTGTTGCCATCAGACCACGCATACCACCCAGCTGAGTGATCTGCGATTTGTTACCCCGTGCTTTGGAGTCAACCATGAGCATGATAGAGTTGAAACGGTCCATCGATTTAAGCAGGATGTTCGTAAGATCATCCTTAGTCTTCGACCAGATCTCAATAACACGGTCGTACCGTTCGTCATTGGTGATCAGACCACGGCGATATTGGTTTGCTACCACATCAACCTTAGCTTCGGACTCTTTCAAGATCGTAACTTTTTCCTCAGGCACGATAACATCCGACACAGCAACCGTAACACCGGAACGTGTGGAGTAAGTAAAGCCGAGTTGTTTAATTTTATCCAAAATCATAGAGGTTTTGGTTGTATGATAAGTTTCAAAGCAACGAGCGATAATCAGACCCAGATATTCTTTACCTACTGCGCTGGCTTCTGGAGCGGATTCAATCAACTCGCGAATATCTGCGCCTTTTTCATAGATAAAGTATTTCTCTGGCGTGCCATGCAGCAAGTTAGTCTTAGTCGCCTCATTGATATAAGGGAAACTACTTGGGTAAATTTCGTTAAAGATAATCTTACCGATCGTAGTAATCAACATTGCGCCTTGTTGTTTTTCCGTAAAGCAAGTTTTACCAAGTGCTTTAACTGGAATAGCTACACGAGCATGAAGACCTGCAGTTCCGCGTTGGTAAGCTGATACAGCTTCATTTACGGTACGCAGAATCATACCTGAACCCTTTTCTTCCTTGTTGTCCATAGTCAAGTAGAAAGTACCAAGGACCATATCCTGGGAAGGTGTTACAACCGGTTTTCCGTCTTTAGGGTTCAAGATATTACCAGATGCAAGCATAAGAATACGTGCTTCCGCTTGAGCTTCTGCAGACAGAGGAACGTGCACCGCCATTTGGTCACCGTCAAAGTCGGCGTTATAAGCCGTACATACGAGTGGGTGAAGACGAATAGCATGACCTTCCACCAAAATCGGTTCAAAAGCTTGAATACCGAGACGGTGAAGTGTTGGTGCGCGGTTTAGAAGTACTGGGTGCTCTCTGATTACTTCTTCAAGTACATCCCATACTTCAGGACTTACACGCTCAACTTTACGTTTCGCGCTCTTTATGTTGTGGGCGAGGCCCTTGTTAACCAATTCTTTCATGACAAAAGGCTTGAACAATTCTAGAGCCATTTTCTTAGGAAGTCCGCACTGATACATCTTGAGGTACGGTCCTACAACGATAACGGAACGTCCAGAGTAGTCAACCCGTTTACCGAGCAAGTTCTGACGGAAACGTCCTTGTTTACCTTTCAGCATGTGGCTGAGCGATTTAAGTGGACGGTTACCAGGACCAGTTACCGGACGTCCTCTACGGCCGTTATCGATGAGAGCATCGACAGCTTCCTGAAGCATCCGTTTCTCGTTCTGCACGATAATGTCAGGAGCACCGAGATCAAGCAATCTTTTCAGACGATTGTTCCGGTTAATAACACGACGATAAAGATCGTTCAAATCAGACGTAGCAAAACGGCCACCATCCAATTGAACCATCGGACGAAGCTCCGG
The window above is part of the Paenibacillus sp. FSL K6-0276 genome. Proteins encoded here:
- the rpoC gene encoding DNA-directed RNA polymerase subunit beta'; the encoded protein is MLDVNNFEFMKIGLASPEKIRSWSRGEVKKPETINYRTLKPEKEGLFCERIFGPQKDWECHCGKYKRVRYKGVVCDRCGVEVTRAKVRRERMGHIELAAPVSHIWYFKGIPSRMGLALDMSPRSLEEIIYFASYVVTDPGETPLEKKQLLSEKEYRSYREKYGYGFQAGMGAEAVKKLLQDIDIDKELEFLKEELRTAQGQRRNRAIKRLEVIEAFRNSGNKPDWMIMDVLPVIPPELRPMVQLDGGRFATSDLNDLYRRVINRNNRLKRLLDLGAPDIIVQNEKRMLQEAVDALIDNGRRGRPVTGPGNRPLKSLSHMLKGKQGRFRQNLLGKRVDYSGRSVIVVGPYLKMYQCGLPKKMALELFKPFVMKELVNKGLAHNIKSAKRKVERVSPEVWDVLEEVIREHPVLLNRAPTLHRLGIQAFEPILVEGHAIRLHPLVCTAYNADFDGDQMAVHVPLSAEAQAEARILMLASGNILNPKDGKPVVTPSQDMVLGTFYLTMDNKEEKGSGMILRTVNEAVSAYQRGTAGLHARVAIPVKALGKTCFTEKQQGAMLITTIGKIIFNEIYPSSFPYINEATKTNLLHGTPEKYFIYEKGADIRELIESAPEASAVGKEYLGLIIARCFETYHTTKTSMILDKIKQLGFTYSTRSGVTVAVSDVIVPEEKVTILKESEAKVDVVANQYRRGLITNDERYDRVIEIWSKTKDDLTNILLKSMDRFNSIMLMVDSKARGNKSQITQLGGMRGLMATPSGRIFELPIKANFREGLTVLEYFISTHGARKGLADTALRTADSGYLTRRLVDVAQDVIVREEDCGTDKGFTVSRIQDGKEVIEDLYDRIEGRYCFETVRHPETGEIIVHRNDLIDSDKAEAIVNAGVTKLQIRSVLSCRARHGVCKKCYGRNLATGKHVEIGEAVGIIAAQSIGEPGTQLTMRTFHTGGVAGDDITQGLPRIQELFEARNPKGQATISEIDGVIKEIRETKDRREIEVQGEAESKTYSITYGSRLRVSEGQEIEAGDELTDGSIDPKEMLRIKGIRGVQNYILQEVQRVYRNQGVEINDKHIEVMIKQMLRKIRIIDAGDTSLLPGAFADIHEYEAANKEAILSGKEPAVAKPVLLGITKASLETDSFLSAASFQETTRVLTDAAIKGKVDKLLGLKENVIIGKLIPAGTGMNRYRNVKLSDPNAESALESLETVPAE